Part of the Janibacter alkaliphilus genome is shown below.
GACTGGCAGCCGATGCGCCGCAGCATCATCGAGCTCGCCGACCGGCTGCCCGAGGACACCCGGATCGGCACCGCCGACGAGCGCGACGCCGCCGCATCCTTCCTGCGCTGGCTGGCCGAGGACCACCTGACCTTCCTCGGCTGCCGCGACCACGTCGTCGAGATCGGCCCCGAGGGCCCCACCGTCCGGGCGCTGCCCGGCACCGGGATGGGGGTGCTGCGCGACGACGACGCCGCCGAGGCGATCACCCCGCTGGCGCTCGGCGAGGAGCACCGCCAGGAGGTCGAGCACCCGGTCACCGTCGGCAAGTCCGAGCAGGTGCTCGCGGTGCACCGGGTCACCCACCCCGACCTCGTCGCGGTGCGCTACCACGACGCCGGACGGCTCATCGAGCGCCGCTACGCCGGCCAGTTCTCCTCGACCGCCTACACCAGCTCGGTGCTGACCATCCCGCTGGTGGCCGACAAGGTCCGGGCGATCCTCGACGAAGGGGGATGGTCCACCCGCAGCCACTCCGGGGCGATCGTCATGCGGCTGCTGGAGACCTTCCCGCGGGACGAGCTCTTCCAGGCCCCGCTGGACCACCTGCGGCACGTGGTCACCCGGATCCTGCAGCTGGCCAACCAGCTGCGCACCGCGGTCTTCCTGCGCCGCGACCCCGGCGGGCGGTTCGTCACCGCGCTGGTCTACCTGCCCCGGGAGCGCTACACCACCTCGGTGCGCCGGCAGGTCGAGCACCTGCTGCGCGGGGCGACCGGTGCCGACCGGGTGACCTTCACCGCGCACGTCTCGGACGAGCCGCTGGCCCGGCTCTACTACGTGCTGCGCAGCAGCGACGGCGCGGTCACCATGCCGGACGCGGCCGCCGAGGAGCGGCTCGACGACGACATCGCCGACGCCGCGCGCACCTGGGAGGACCGGCTGCACCGCACCGCCGCCCGGCTCGTCGGGGACACCGAGGCGCGCCGCCTCGTGCTGCCCTGGCGCGGCGGCTTCCCGGTGGACTACGAGGAGGACTTCGACGCCGCGCAGACCCTGGCGGACCTGAAGAACCTCGCCCGCCTCGGCGACGGTCCCGACGAGGAGCGCTTCGCCTGCGCGCTCTACGACCCCCGCCGCGGGCACGGCGGCGGCGACGACCCGGCGGTGCGCCGCTTCAAGCTCTTCAGCATCGACACCCCGACGCTCACCGACGTCATGCCGGTCTTCCGCGACCTGGGCGTCGACGTCATCGACGAGGAGCCCTACCTGCTGCGCCGCACCGACGGGGTCGAGGTGGGCATCTACGACTTCTCGCTGCGGGTCGACGACCCGGGGCTGTGGGAGCAGTACAGCCACGAGCAGCTGCGCGAGCTCGTCGAGTCGACGCTGACCGCGGTCTGGCGCGGCCAGGCCGAGTCCGACGGGCTCAACGCGCTGGTCATCCGGGCCGGGCTCAGCTGGCGCGAGGTGGCGCTGGTCCGCGCGCTGGTCGCCTACCTGCGCCAGACCGGGGTCACCTGGGGCACCCGCAGCCTCATCTCGGCGCTGGTGGAGAACCACGGCATCGCCCGCGACCTGGTGGCGCTCTTCGAGGCCCGCTTCGACCCCGAGACCGGCGGCACCGGGCCCGCGCGGGCCACCGCCGAGCAGGAGGTGCTCGACCGGATCGAGGCCGCGCTCGAGGAGGTCGCCTCGCTCGACCACGACCGCATCCTGCGCGCCCTCGTCGGGCTGGTGCAGGCGGTCATCCGCACCAGCTACTTCGTGCGCGACGCGCAGGGCCGCCCGCTGCCGCGGATGTCCTTCAAGCTGCTGCCGGAGCGGGTACCGGACCTGCGCAAGCCGCACCCCGCCTTCGAGATCTGGGTGCACAGCCCGCAGGTCGAAGGGGTGCACCTGCGCTTCGGCGCCGTCGCCCGCGGCGGCCTGCGCTGGAGCGACCGGCGCGACGACTTCCGCACCGAGATCCTCGGCCTGGTCAAGGCCCAGCTCGTCAAGAACGTCGTCATCGTCCCCACCGGCAGCAAGGGCGGCTTCTACGCCAAGCAGCTGCCCGACCCCGCCGAGGGGCGCGAGGCCTACCAGGACGCCGGCCGGGCCGCCTACCGCTCCTTCATCTCCGGCCTGCTGGACATCACCGACAACCGGGTCGAGGGGCAGGTCGTGCCGCCGGCCCAGGTGGTCCGCCACGACGGCGACGACCCCTACCTCGTCGTCGCTGCCGACAAGGGCACCGCCACCTTCTCCGACCTGGCCAACGAGGTCTCCCAGGAGTACGGCTTCTGGCTCGACGACGCCTTCGCCTCCGGCGGCTCGATCGGCTACGACCACAAGGCGATGGGGATCACCGCCCGGGGCGCCTGGGAGTCGGTGCGCCGGCACTTCCGGGAGATGGGCCACGACACCCAGACCGAGGACTTCACCGTCGCCGGCATCGGCGACATGAGCGGCGACGTCTTCGGCAACGGGATGCTGCTCTCGGAGCACATCCGGCTGGTCGCCGCCTTCGACCACCGGCACGTCTTCGTCGACCCGGACCCGGACGCGGCCACCTCCTTCGCCGAGCGGCAGCGGCTCTTCGGGCTGGAGCGCAGCACCTGGGAGGACTACGACGCCTCGCTGATCTCCGCCGGCGGCGGGGTGTGGTCGCGCAGCCTCAAGCGGATCGAGATCAGCCCGCAGATGCGGGCCGCGCTCGGCCTGGCCGAGGAGGTCACCGAGCTGACCCCCAGCGAGCTCATCCACGAGATCCTGCAGGCGCCGGTGGACCTGCTGTGGTTCGGCGGCATCGGCACCTACGTGCGCTCGGCCGGGGAGAGCGACTCCGAGGTCGGCGACCGGGCCAACGACGCCGTGCGCGTCCAGGGATCCCAGCTGCGGGCGAAGGTGGTCGGCGAGGGCGGCAACCTCGGCGTCACCCAGCCCGGGCGGATCGAGGCCGCCGAGGCCGGCGTGCGGATCAACACCGACGCCATCGACAACTCGGCCGGGGTGGACACCTCCGACCACGAGGTGAACATCAAGATCCTGCTCGGGCAGGCCAAGGCCGACGGGGCCCTGGACGAGCCGGGCCGGGTGGAGCTGCTGGAGTCGATGACCGAGGAGGTCGCCGACCAGGTGCTGCGGGACAACTACGAGCAGAACGTGCTGCTCGGCAACGCCCGCGCCCAGCAGGGCTCGATGCTCGGCGTGCACACCCGATTCATGCACTCCCTCGAGGAGCGCGGGCTGCTCGAGCGCGAGCTGGAGGACCTGCCCAGCGACGCCGAGCTCGCCGAACGGGTCAAGGACGGGCGCGGGCTGAGCTCGCCGGAGCTGGCGGTGCTGCTGGCCTACGCCAAGATCGCCCTCTCCGGGGAGCTGCTCGACTCCGACCTGCCCGACGACCCGGCGACCGCGCAGCACCTGAGCGGCTACTTCCCGCAGCCGGTGCGCGAGCGCTTCGGCGGCGACATCGAGGCGCACCCGCTGCGCCGGGAGATCATCGCCACCTCGATCGCCAACGACCTGGTCAACCGCGGCGGCATCACCTTCGTCTACCGGGCCACCGAGGAGACCGCGGCCCGCCCGGCCGAGGTGACCCGGGCCTACCTGGTGGCCCGGGAGATCTTCGGGCTGAGCGAGTACGTCGCCCAGGTCGAGGCGCTGGACACTCAGGTACCGACCGAGCTGCAGACCCACCTCTACCTGGAGTTCCGCCGGCTGCTGGACCGGGCCTGCCGCTGGTTCCTCGCGGCGCGACCGGGGCGGCTGGACATCGCCGCCGAGATCGAGCGGCTCGGGCCGGCGGTCCGGGTGCTCGCCCCACGGCTGCCCGAGATGCTCTGCGGCGACGAGGCCGAGCGGCTCTCCGAGGACGTCGCCGAGCTGGTCGACGCGGGCGTGCCGAGCGAGCTCGCCCGCTGGAGCTGCGCCCTGCTCGACCTCTACTCGGTGCTGGACATCACCGACCTGGCCCACGAGACCGGGGAGGACCCGATGGAGGTGGCCCGGGTCTACTACACGGTCTCCGAGGCCTTCGGGGTCGATGCGCTGCTCAACGCGGTCTCCTCGCTGCCGCGGGAGGAGCTCTGGGACGGGATGGCCCGCGGGGCGCTGCGCGAGGACCTCTACGCCACCCTGGAGTCGCTGACCAGCTCGGTGCTGGCGCACAGCCCGGACGCCGGCGGGGACGCCCAGGACCGGCTGCAGCGGTGGAGCGCCGACCACGAGGAGTCGGTCGGGCGCGCCACGACGGCGATCGCCAGCATCCGACGGCTGGACACCCAGAGCATCGCCTCGCTGTCGGTGGCGCTGCGCACCCTGCGCTCGGTGACCCGCTGACCCGCTGACACCAGCCACCTAGGATCGAGCTGTGCCCAGCCTCGCCGAGATCCTCCGCACCGTCCCCGACCTCGAGCCCGCCGAGGTGGAGTGGCTGCACCTGCTCGTCGAGGACTGGCAGCTGCTGGCCGACCTCGCCTTCAGCGATCTCGTGCTGTGGCTGCCCGACGGCGCCGGCGGCTGGGTGGTCGGGGCGCACGCCCGGCCGATGACCGGGCCGATGGTCTTCGTCGAGGACCTCATCGGCTCGCGCCTGGAGAGCCCGGACCTGCGCTCGCTGGTGGACGAGGCGGTGGCCGGCTCGGCCCCCACCAGCCCCCGCCGGCACGCCCGGGAGATGCAGGACACCCTGCTGGAGCGGGCGGTGCCGGTGCGCCGGTCGGGCCGGACGCTCGCTGTGCTCAGCTGCCACACCAGCCTCGGGCAGGCCCGCCGCCGCAGCCGCCTGGAGGAGTGCTACGCGGCCATCGCCGACGACCTCCTGGCGATGATCGCCGCCGGCGACTGGCCGCACCTCGGCGCCCCCACCGGGATGCGCCGCGGCGCCCCGCGGGTGGGCGACGGGGTGATCCGCCTCGACGAGCGCGGGGCGGTGCGCTACGCCAGCCCGAACGCGGTGAGCGCGATCCGGCGCCTGGGCCACCAGGGCCCGGTGGAGGGGGAGGTGCTGGCCCAGGTGATCAGCGGCCTGCCGCGGCACGAGGGCTACGTCGACGAGGG
Proteins encoded:
- a CDS encoding NAD-glutamate dehydrogenase, with the protein product MAQPPAETARDDEGAATAASGEPDPAFVARYTRHVADDLLADTGAESLAAMARVHREMARSRPDGQTLVAVDDGVLHIVTDDRPFLVDSVLGALAHDGVDVGLMLHPRFVVRRDEHGTLTQILDEEPEAGQGESWIRIAVDPAVDPEQLRQRVVGVLADVRAAVDDWQPMRRSIIELADRLPEDTRIGTADERDAAASFLRWLAEDHLTFLGCRDHVVEIGPEGPTVRALPGTGMGVLRDDDAAEAITPLALGEEHRQEVEHPVTVGKSEQVLAVHRVTHPDLVAVRYHDAGRLIERRYAGQFSSTAYTSSVLTIPLVADKVRAILDEGGWSTRSHSGAIVMRLLETFPRDELFQAPLDHLRHVVTRILQLANQLRTAVFLRRDPGGRFVTALVYLPRERYTTSVRRQVEHLLRGATGADRVTFTAHVSDEPLARLYYVLRSSDGAVTMPDAAAEERLDDDIADAARTWEDRLHRTAARLVGDTEARRLVLPWRGGFPVDYEEDFDAAQTLADLKNLARLGDGPDEERFACALYDPRRGHGGGDDPAVRRFKLFSIDTPTLTDVMPVFRDLGVDVIDEEPYLLRRTDGVEVGIYDFSLRVDDPGLWEQYSHEQLRELVESTLTAVWRGQAESDGLNALVIRAGLSWREVALVRALVAYLRQTGVTWGTRSLISALVENHGIARDLVALFEARFDPETGGTGPARATAEQEVLDRIEAALEEVASLDHDRILRALVGLVQAVIRTSYFVRDAQGRPLPRMSFKLLPERVPDLRKPHPAFEIWVHSPQVEGVHLRFGAVARGGLRWSDRRDDFRTEILGLVKAQLVKNVVIVPTGSKGGFYAKQLPDPAEGREAYQDAGRAAYRSFISGLLDITDNRVEGQVVPPAQVVRHDGDDPYLVVAADKGTATFSDLANEVSQEYGFWLDDAFASGGSIGYDHKAMGITARGAWESVRRHFREMGHDTQTEDFTVAGIGDMSGDVFGNGMLLSEHIRLVAAFDHRHVFVDPDPDAATSFAERQRLFGLERSTWEDYDASLISAGGGVWSRSLKRIEISPQMRAALGLAEEVTELTPSELIHEILQAPVDLLWFGGIGTYVRSAGESDSEVGDRANDAVRVQGSQLRAKVVGEGGNLGVTQPGRIEAAEAGVRINTDAIDNSAGVDTSDHEVNIKILLGQAKADGALDEPGRVELLESMTEEVADQVLRDNYEQNVLLGNARAQQGSMLGVHTRFMHSLEERGLLERELEDLPSDAELAERVKDGRGLSSPELAVLLAYAKIALSGELLDSDLPDDPATAQHLSGYFPQPVRERFGGDIEAHPLRREIIATSIANDLVNRGGITFVYRATEETAARPAEVTRAYLVAREIFGLSEYVAQVEALDTQVPTELQTHLYLEFRRLLDRACRWFLAARPGRLDIAAEIERLGPAVRVLAPRLPEMLCGDEAERLSEDVAELVDAGVPSELARWSCALLDLYSVLDITDLAHETGEDPMEVARVYYTVSEAFGVDALLNAVSSLPREELWDGMARGALREDLYATLESLTSSVLAHSPDAGGDAQDRLQRWSADHEESVGRATTAIASIRRLDTQSIASLSVALRTLRSVTR